A window of Pomacea canaliculata isolate SZHN2017 linkage group LG3, ASM307304v1, whole genome shotgun sequence contains these coding sequences:
- the LOC112558785 gene encoding uncharacterized protein LOC112558785, with translation MAKWLSWHLRGGVTSDGNIIINGTTLADMYKPHVILSAETLNTHYVFKPQFPHTYLTFGYGYAWTTSSYKGYSVVGHGGKIHSYASYLHLLRDLDLGIFISNNGPGNQNAWFTLYEIFFYIVDLLLQEMPWVNTANACQYPAPWLKTNRSDTSK, from the exons ATGGCGAAGTGGTTATCTTGGCATCTGCGAGGAGGGGTAACTTCAGATGGCAACATCATTATCAACGGGACAACACTTGCAGACATGTACAAGCCACATGTCATCTTGTCTGCAGAGACTTTAAACACTCATTATGTCTTCAAGCCACAGTTTCCACATACCTACCTGACCTTTGGCTACGGCTATGCTTGGACAACCTCTTCCTACAAGG GTTACTCGGTGGTTGGACATGGAGGAAAAATTCACAGTTACGCTTCCTACTTGCATTTGTTAAGAGACCTTGACCTTGGTATCTTCATCAGCAACAATGGTCCAGGTAATCAGAACGCATGGTTCACTTTATACGAGATCTTCTTCTACATTGTGGACCTTTTACTACAAGAAATGCCATGGGTAAATACTGCAAATGCCTGTCAATATCCTGCACCATGGCTGAAAACTAACAGGTCAGACACCTCCAAATGA
- the LOC112559668 gene encoding uncharacterized protein LOC112559668, which yields MTTTMSTVLTLLCLCSLTLWTTADGKVLTPQLTSRIEAFVENLMQCRKGVGLSLAVVKGNETWTRGFGMADKASGRLVNSSTLFGIGSVTKAFTSTILAMLIEESRGKYTWQTPIKDILGNDFQLADEYLTSHVTIKDILLHRTGLTTSIISLYAGYPATFTREQFTNRLQYLPASGLFRDEWNYNNWMYGLAGRVAEVMGGASWEELLHQRIFQPLQMNDSRVIGYDVEVDVDNFALPYVYVRNELVLSDPVIYHIHPDEPAGAIASSADDMAKWLSWHLHGGVTSDGDVILNKTTLQDMYTPRIILSPQKLTSDAMLKPQFPVTYQDFGYGYAWVTSSYRGYPIVWHSGGINSYITYLSMLRDLDLGIFMTTNGYKSSDVKYTLEEILYYITDLFLGEEPWLNTTNACQFPQPWVNTTGQTPSNDTNIVPGNIENPQDFAGQYENRLFGNIVVAQNGSNELLVTYGRITGKLYKTKDRNVLVMEIYGLLEFLTHPGDSLQYYNLTFTRGDQNVKYQQLLFSAATQGPTETLVYSRTNVSAPTGDTLIGRYQVVWHSGLLHRYDTRLYLLKDVDLAVFITTSGHEDRNVKLTIQEIFFYITDLFLGEEPWLNTTNACQFPQPWVNTTGQTPSNDTNIVPGDIENPQDFVGQYENRLFGNIVVAQNGSSELLVTYGRITGKLYKTKDRNVLMMEIYGLLEFLTHPEDSVQYYNLTFTRGDQNVKYQQLLFSEGPTETLVYSRVSDSASPSDTTNGSSKTLLFPIVTAFQCMVVQMLVSTILKTSFRFPSLYRTTTMSTVLTLLCLCSLTLWTTADGKVLTPQLTSRIGAFVENLMQCRKGVGLSLAVVKGNETWTRGFGMADKASGRPVNSSTLFGIGSVTKAFTSTILAMLIEESGGKYSWQTPVKDILGNDFQLADEYLTSHVTIKDILLHRTGLTASAIPLFAGFPFTFTRQQFTSRLQYLTASGQFRDEYNYNNWMYLLAGRVAEVMSGASWEDLLHQRIFQPLQMNDSRVIGFNVEVDADNFALPYVHVRNDVVLSDPVIYNLHPGEPAGSIASSADDMVKWLSWHLREGVTSDGDVILNKTTLQDMYTPHVIVSPQKLTADIMLKPQFPVTYQDYGYGYGWVTSSYRGYPVVWHSGGINSYNTRLYLLRDLDLGVFITTNLNVGLTIQEIFYYITDLFLGEEPWLNTTNACQFPQPWVNTTGQTPSNDTIIVPGNIENPQDFVGQYENRLFGNIVVAQNGSNELLVTYGRITGKLHKTKDRNVLMMDIDGLLEFLTHPGDSVQYLNLTFTRGDQNVKYQQLVLSWLEQGPSETLVYSRVSAAAAAALNLINLMR from the exons atgacaacaacaatgtcGACTGTCCTGACACTACTGTGTCTCTGTAGCCTCACCTTGTGGACCACCGCGGATGGCAAGGTGTTGACTCCACAACTGACTTCCAGAATTGAGGCTTTTGTGGAGAACCTCATGCAGTGTCGTAAAGGTGTCGGCCTTTCGTTGGCCGTCGTCAAGGGTAACGAGACCTGGACTCGAGGGTTCGGCATGGCTGACAAAGCCTCTGGACGACTGGTGAATTCCTCCACTTTGTTCGGCATCGGCTCGGTGACCAAGGCCTTCACCTCAACCATCCTGGCCATGTTGATTGAGGAGAGCCGGGG GAAGTACACGTGGCAGACTCCAATCAAGGACATCCTTGGCAACGATTTCCAGCTGGCAGACGAGTATCtcaccagtcacgtgacaatcaaAGACATTCTGCTTCACAGGACAGGGCTGACAACTTCCATCATCTCATTATACGCTGGATACCCGGCCACGTTTACAAGAGAACAATTTACAAA CCGACTTCAGTATCTGCCGGCATCAGGACTGTTTCGTGACGAGTGGAACTACAACAACTGGATGTACGGACTGGCCGGGAGGGTCGCCGAGGTGATGGGGGGAGCATCCTGGGAGGAGCTTCTACATCAACGCATCTTTCAGCCTTTGCAGATGAATGACAGTCGGGTCATCGGGTACGATGTGGAGGTGGATGTGGACAACTTCGCCTTGCCTTATGTTTATGTTAGGAATGAATTGGTGCTGTCCGACCCTGTGATTTACCA TATACATCCAGACGAACCTGCTGGCGCAATCGCTTCTTCGGCAGACGACATGGCGAAGTGGTTGTCATGGCACCTACACGGAGGAGTGACGTCAGACGGTGACGTCATTCTCAATAAGACAACTCTCCAAGACATGTACACACCTCGCATTATTCTGTCCCCTCAGAAATTAACTTCTGACGCCATGCTGAAGCCGCAGTTCCCTGTCACCTACCAGGACTTCGGCTATGGTTACGCCTGGGTCACGTCTTCCTATAGAG GTTACCCGATTGTCTGGCATTCAGGAGGAATCAACAGCTATATTACTTATTTGTCCATGTTAAGAGACCTCGATCTCGGTATCTTCATGACCACCAATGGTTATAAAAGCTCAGATGTTAAGTACACCTTAGAGGAGATCCTCTACTACATAACTGATCTGTTCCTGGGAGAAGAACCTTGGCTAAATACAACAAACGCATGCCAGTTTCCTCAGCCATGGGTCAACACTACGGGTCAGACACCTTCAAATGACACAAATATTGTCCCTGGAAACATCGAAAATCCTCAAGACTTTGCGGGACAATATGAGAACAGGTTGTTTGGAAACATTGTCGTAGCTCAAAATGGAAGCAATGAACTGTTAGTGACCTATGGCCGTATAACAGGCAAACTATATAAGACGAAAGACCGCAATGTTCTTGTGATGGAAATTTATGGCCTTCTTGAGTTCTTAACACATCCAGGAGATAGTTTGCAGTACTATAACCTGACCTTTACAAGGGGAGATCAGAATGTAAAGTACCAGCAGCTTCTGTTCAGTGCGGCGACCCAAGGTCCAACAGAAACTTTGGTTTATTCGCGAACAAATGTTTCAGCTCCTACTGGTGACACACTCATCGGGC GCTACCAGGTGGTCTGGCATTCAGGGTTACTCCACAGATATGACACTCGCTTGTATCTGTTAAAAGACGTTGACCTTGCTGTCTTCATCACCACCAGTGGTCATGAAGATCGAAATGTAAAGTTAACCATACAGGAGATCTTCTTCTACATAACTGATCTGTTCCTGGGAGAAGAACCTTGGCTTAATACAACAAACGCATGCCAGTTTCCTCAGCCATGGGTCAACACTACGGGTCAGACACCTTCAAATGACACAAATATTGTCCCTGGAGACATCGAAAATCCTCAAGACTTTGTGGGACAATACGAGAACAGGTTGTTTGGAAACATTGTCGTGGCTCAAAATGGAAGCAGTGAACTGTTAGTGACCTATGGCCGTATAACAGGCAAACTATATAAGACGAAAGACCGCAATGTTCTTATGATGGAAATTTATGGCCTTCTTGAGTTCTTAACACATCCAGAAGATAGTGTGCAGTACTATAACCTGACCTTTACAAGGGGAGATCAGAATGTAAAGTACCAGCAGCTTCTGTTCAGTGAAGGTCCAACAGAGACTTTGGTTTATTCGAGAGTCTCAGATTCTGCTTCTCCAAGCGATACGACCAACGGAAGTTCAAAAACTCTATTGTTTCCTATTGTAACGGCCTTTCAGTGTATGGTGGTTCAAATGCTGGTGTCTACAATCCTA aagactAGCTTCAGATTCCCAAGTCTCTACAGGACAACAACAATGTCCACTGTCCTGACACTACTGTGTCTCTGTAGCCTCACCTTGTGGACCACCGCGGATGGCAAGGTGTTGACTCCACAACTGACTTCTAGAATTGGGGCGTTTGTGGAGAACCTCATGCAGTGTCGTAAAGGTGTCGGCCTTTCGTTGGCCGTTGTCAAGGGTAACGAGACCTGGACTCGAGGGTTCGGCATGGCCGACAAAGCCTCTGGACGACCGGTGAATTCCTCCACCTTGTTCGGCATCGGCTCAGTGACCAAGGCCTTCACCTCCACCATCCTGGCCATGTTGATTGAGGAGAGCGGGGG aaagtactCGTGGCAAACTCCAGTCAAGGACATCCTTGGCAACGATTTCCAGCTGGCAGACGAGTATCTCACCAGTCATGTGACAATCAAGGACATTCTGCTTCACAGGACAGGGCTGACAGCTTCCGCCATTCCCTTATTCGCTGGATTCCCATTCACATTCACCAGACAACAGTTTACAAG CCGACTTCAGTATCTGACGGCATCAGGACAGTTTCGTGACGAGTATAACTACAACAACTGGATGTACTTACTGGCCGGGAGGGTCGCCGAGGTGATGAGCGGAGCATCCTGGGAGGACCTTCTCCACCAACGCATCTTTCAGCCTTTGCAGATGAATGACAGCCGGGTCATCGGGTTCAATGTGGAGGTGGATGCGGACAACTTCGCCTTGCCTTATGTTCATGTCAGGAATGACGTGGTCCTGTCTGACCCGGTGATTTACAA cCTACATCCGGGAGAACCTGCTGGCTCCATCGCTTCATCGGCAGACGACATGGTAAAGTGGTTGTCATGGCACCTACGGGAAGGAGTGACGTCAGACGGTGACGTCATTCTCAATAAGACAACTCTACAAGACATGTACACACCTCACGTCATCGTGTCCCCTCAGAAATTGACTGCTGACATCATGCTGAAGCCGCAGTTCCCTGTCACCTACCAGGACTATGGCTATGGTTACGGCTGGGTCACGTCTTCCTATAGAG GCTACCCGGTGGTCTGGCATTCAGGAGGAATCAACAGCTATAACACTCGCTTGTATCTGTTAAGAGATCTTGACCTCGGTGTCTTCATCACCACTAATCTAAATGTGGGGTTGACCATACAGGAGATCTTCTACTACATAACTGACCTGTTCCTTGGAGAAGAACCTTGGCTTAATACAACAAACGCATGCCAGTTTCCTCAGCCATGGGTCAACACTACGGGTCAGACACCTTCAAATGATACAATTATAGTCCCTGGGAACATCGAAAATCCTCAAGACTTTGTGGGACAATATGAGAACAGGTTGTTTGGAAACATTGTCGTGGCTCAAAATGGAAGCAATGAACTGTTAGTGACCTATGGCCGTATAACAGGCAAACTACATAAGACAAAAGATCGCAATGTTCTTATGATGGACATTGATGGGCTTCTTGAGTTCTTAACACATCCAGGAGATAGTGTGCAGTACCTTAACCTGACCTTTACAAGGGGAGATCAGAATGTAAAGTACCAGCAGCTTGTGCTCAGCTGGTTGGAGCAAGGTCCATCAGAGACTTTGGTTTATTCACGTgtatctgctgctgctgctgctgctctcaACCTGATCAACCTGATGCGTTAA